One Leptotrichia hongkongensis genomic window carries:
- a CDS encoding MgtC/SapB family protein — protein MINFIEITNELFKNSFVNKLTVEVVSLRLLLAVVFGGIVGYTREKDNKPAGFRTHILVCFGAAVISMVQDQLRLNILELASVNLKLTGVIKTDLGRLGAQVVSGIGFLGAGSIMKEKGETVGGMTTAAGIWATGCAGLGIGWGFYNLAIPAIVFMLVIIVIFKKFEPKIVKKTKLLKFEVKFLEDKNYAKGLLATYEVFNQKLIKITQIDKNQAENTAIFTVNMDEKIDISDIIVSLSAIKTVEIVKENYN, from the coding sequence ATGATTAATTTTATAGAAATAACGAATGAACTTTTTAAAAATAGCTTTGTAAATAAATTAACTGTAGAAGTTGTTTCTCTCAGATTGCTGCTGGCAGTTGTATTTGGAGGAATTGTTGGATATACACGTGAAAAAGACAATAAGCCTGCAGGATTTAGAACGCATATATTGGTATGTTTTGGAGCGGCGGTTATTTCTATGGTACAGGATCAGTTGAGACTTAATATTTTGGAACTTGCTAGCGTAAATTTAAAATTAACTGGGGTTATAAAAACAGATTTGGGAAGACTAGGTGCTCAAGTTGTAAGTGGGATAGGATTTCTAGGTGCAGGAAGCATAATGAAAGAAAAGGGGGAAACTGTTGGAGGAATGACGACTGCCGCTGGAATATGGGCAACAGGCTGTGCAGGACTTGGAATAGGATGGGGATTTTATAATTTAGCAATTCCAGCAATAGTGTTTATGCTTGTAATAATAGTAATATTTAAAAAATTTGAACCTAAAATTGTAAAAAAAACAAAACTTTTAAAATTTGAAGTAAAATTCTTGGAAGATAAAAATTATGCCAAAGGGCTTTTGGCAACATATGAAGTATTTAATCAGAAGTTGATAAAAATAACACAAATAGATAAAAATCAAGCTGAGAATACAGCAATTTTTACTGTAAATATGGATGAAAAAATTGATATTTCTGATATAATTGTATCACTTTCAGCTATTAAGACTGTGGAAATTGTGAAAGAGAACTATAATTAA
- a CDS encoding Txe/YoeB family addiction module toxin, translating to MKKVWSDEAWEEYLYWQIQDKKIIRKINNLIKDIDRNGYHCTGKPEQLSGNLAGYWSVRIDKANRIVFKIVNNTLEIWQCGSHYRDK from the coding sequence GTGAAAAAAGTATGGTCTGATGAAGCATGGGAAGAGTATCTCTATTGGCAAATCCAGGACAAAAAAATTATAAGAAAAATAAATAATCTAATTAAAGATATAGACAGGAATGGATATCATTGTACAGGAAAACCTGAACAATTATCCGGAAATCTTGCTGGATATTGGAGTGTCAGAATTGATAAAGCAAACCGAATTGTTTTTAAAATTGTAAATAATACATTAGAAATATGGCAATGTGGTTCACATTATCGAGATAAATAA
- a CDS encoding type II toxin-antitoxin system RelB/DinJ family antitoxin, with protein sequence MAQINLRIDDTIKKNAEQACSDMGLSLSAAITIYLKKLGSERRIPFEITADPFYSKQNMERLNQSIQNVKEGKTTLKEHELIEVE encoded by the coding sequence ATGGCACAAATTAATTTACGAATTGATGATACCATCAAGAAAAATGCTGAACAGGCATGTTCTGATATGGGACTTTCTTTATCAGCGGCTATAACAATCTATTTAAAAAAATTAGGTTCTGAAAGACGGATACCATTTGAAATAACCGCAGATCCATTTTATAGCAAACAAAATATGGAACGTCTAAATCAATCAATCCAAAATGTAAAAGAGGGAAAAACTACATTAAAAGAACACGAATTAATTGAGGTGGAATAG
- the clpB gene encoding ATP-dependent chaperone ClpB, translated as MEQNFTQKSIEAISEANNFAIRYRHSDIKVEHLLLALVGQMDGLIPSVLKKIGIDTTDMIRKIESKLESFSKIEGGNSEPRANSELNRVLVGARDIAKKMGDSYISTEHLFLASYDNNSFLKDYGINKKQFETVLENVRGGRKIMTDNPESTYEALDKFGKDLVELARKGKLDPIIGRDNEIRRAIQILSRRNKNNPILIGEPGVGKTAIAEGIAQRILKGDVPENLKDKTIFSLDMGALVAGAKYRGEFEERLKAVLEEIEKSEGRIILFIDEVHNIVGAGKTEGSMDAGNLLKPMLARGEIKVIGATTIDEYRKYIEKDAALERRFQPVMVDEPTVEDTISILRGLKEKFEIFHGIRITDNAIVTAATMSDRYINDRFLPDKAIDLIDEAAAKVKTEINSMPTELDEVTRRVMQLEIEKVALEKEKDQASKDRLVTLEKELAELNEKKAAFKAQWESEKQEVEKIQNINTEIEKIKLQIADAQRKNDYNKLAELQYGKLPELEKQRADEEEKAKNQNPSANKLLKQEIDSEEIAEIVGKWTGIPVSKLLQGEREKILHLAEQMMKRVIGQDEAITSISDTIIRSRAGLKDPNRPIGSFIFLGPTGVGKTYLTKTLAFNLFDDESNIIRIDMSEYMDKFSTTRLIGAPPGYVGYEEGGQLTEAVRRKPYSVILFDEIEKAHPDVFNILLQLLDDGRLTDGKGKVVDFKNTIIIMTSNIGSEIILEDPQVSESTKEAVLNEMKHRFKPEFLNRIDDIIVFKALGKESVKNIISLILDEINDKLKEQYIKIEFTDKALDYIVNEAYDPAYGARPLKRFVQKDIETNLSKMILSNEVPENSTVVLDSDGEKLIYNVKK; from the coding sequence ATGGAACAGAACTTTACGCAAAAAAGTATTGAGGCTATTTCAGAGGCTAATAACTTTGCGATTAGATATAGACATTCTGATATAAAGGTGGAACATTTACTGCTTGCACTTGTGGGGCAGATGGATGGATTGATTCCTAGCGTGCTTAAGAAAATTGGAATTGATACGACTGATATGATTAGGAAGATTGAGAGCAAACTGGAAAGTTTTTCTAAGATTGAAGGAGGAAATAGTGAGCCAAGAGCGAATAGTGAATTAAATAGAGTTCTCGTTGGAGCAAGAGATATTGCAAAGAAAATGGGAGACAGCTATATTAGTACAGAACATTTGTTTTTGGCAAGTTACGATAATAACAGTTTTTTGAAAGATTATGGAATAAATAAGAAACAGTTTGAAACTGTACTTGAAAATGTAAGAGGAGGTAGAAAAATTATGACAGATAATCCAGAAAGTACATATGAAGCATTAGATAAATTTGGAAAAGATCTGGTTGAACTGGCTCGAAAAGGTAAACTTGATCCAATTATCGGAAGAGATAATGAAATTCGACGGGCTATACAGATTTTATCAAGAAGAAATAAAAATAATCCGATTCTGATTGGTGAGCCTGGAGTTGGGAAAACAGCCATTGCAGAAGGGATTGCACAAAGAATACTAAAGGGCGATGTGCCTGAAAATTTGAAGGACAAGACAATTTTCTCACTTGATATGGGTGCCTTGGTTGCAGGAGCGAAATATCGAGGGGAATTTGAGGAAAGATTAAAAGCGGTACTAGAAGAAATTGAAAAAAGTGAAGGAAGAATAATTCTTTTCATTGATGAAGTACATAATATTGTGGGAGCAGGGAAAACAGAGGGATCTATGGACGCTGGAAACCTTTTGAAGCCAATGCTTGCACGTGGGGAAATAAAGGTTATTGGAGCTACTACAATTGATGAGTACAGAAAGTATATTGAAAAGGATGCGGCACTTGAGCGTAGATTTCAGCCTGTAATGGTAGATGAACCGACTGTGGAAGATACAATTTCAATCTTACGTGGATTGAAAGAAAAATTTGAGATTTTCCATGGAATTAGAATTACGGATAATGCGATAGTTACAGCGGCTACAATGAGTGACAGATATATAAACGACAGATTTTTGCCAGATAAGGCGATTGACTTGATTGATGAGGCTGCTGCAAAAGTTAAGACTGAAATTAATTCAATGCCAACAGAATTAGATGAAGTGACAAGACGTGTTATGCAGCTTGAAATTGAAAAAGTGGCACTTGAGAAGGAAAAAGATCAGGCTTCTAAAGATAGACTTGTTACATTAGAAAAAGAATTGGCAGAACTTAATGAGAAAAAAGCTGCATTTAAGGCACAATGGGAAAGTGAAAAGCAGGAAGTTGAAAAAATTCAAAATATTAATACAGAAATTGAGAAAATTAAACTTCAAATTGCTGATGCACAAAGAAAAAATGACTATAACAAACTGGCTGAACTGCAATATGGTAAATTGCCAGAACTAGAAAAACAAAGGGCAGATGAAGAAGAAAAAGCCAAAAATCAAAATCCAAGTGCGAATAAATTATTAAAACAGGAAATTGACAGTGAAGAAATAGCAGAAATTGTTGGAAAATGGACTGGAATACCAGTTTCAAAATTGTTACAGGGAGAGCGTGAAAAAATCTTACATCTTGCAGAACAAATGATGAAAAGAGTAATTGGACAAGATGAAGCAATTACATCAATAAGTGACACAATAATTCGTTCACGTGCTGGATTAAAAGATCCAAACCGTCCAATTGGTTCATTCATCTTCCTAGGACCAACAGGGGTAGGTAAGACTTATTTGACAAAAACTCTTGCATTTAACCTGTTTGACGACGAAAGCAATATTATTAGAATTGATATGAGTGAATATATGGATAAATTCAGCACCACAAGATTAATCGGAGCGCCTCCAGGGTATGTAGGATATGAAGAAGGTGGTCAGTTAACAGAAGCTGTAAGAAGAAAACCTTATTCAGTAATCCTGTTTGACGAAATTGAAAAAGCTCATCCTGATGTATTTAATATTCTGTTGCAACTACTTGATGATGGAAGGCTTACAGATGGAAAAGGAAAAGTTGTAGACTTTAAGAACACTATTATCATTATGACTTCAAATATCGGAAGTGAAATCATATTGGAAGATCCGCAAGTTTCAGAGTCTACAAAAGAAGCAGTGTTAAATGAAATGAAACATAGATTCAAGCCAGAATTCTTGAACAGAATTGATGATATTATCGTATTTAAAGCATTAGGAAAAGAAAGTGTAAAAAATATTATCTCACTTATTCTTGATGAAATAAACGATAAATTAAAGGAACAATATATAAAAATTGAATTTACAGACAAAGCTCTAGATTATATTGTAAACGAGGCTTATGACCCAGCTTATGGAGCAAGACCTCTAAAACGTTTTGTTCAAAAAGATATAGAAACTAACTTATCAAAAATGATTTTGAGTAATGAAGTTCCTGAAAATAGCACGGTTGTACTAGATAGTGATGGGGAAAAATTGATTTATAATGTAAAGAAATAG
- a CDS encoding glycoside hydrolase family 32 protein, translating to MDFTKVKENEERAILEKREIVKKDFWRQKYHIQGIVGLINDPNGFSQFKGKYHMFYQWNPLGTNHKNKTWAHSVSDDLLHWKRLKTALRPDTWYSKDGAYSGSAIVDDDKLYLFYTGNVKDCDGNRESYQCLAVSSDGENFERWEPSIVNQPNGYTRHIRDPKIWKKDGKFYAVIGIQSEDLEGKAVLYSSENIKDWKFEGEIAGANHGKLKDFGFMWECPDYFQLKDEKTGEVKDLLVFSPQGLEPEGDLYNNKYQTGYLFGKLDYKKTEFEISSDFVEIDRGNDFYAPQSMEDDKGRRLIVGWMGIPEEEDFPTVKSEWLHCLTLPRELKVIDGKLYQVPIKEMESIRGEKIEFSGKVTGEVKVGTGATYELKAKFTDFNSDFGLKLRTGKNSETVLKFDYNDKKFVLDRTKGEQADKRLRKVYLGDISELELTVFVDNSSVEVFINGGQEVFSSRIFPEKEANGIIVFADKDVNVEIEKWEWK from the coding sequence ATGGATTTTACAAAAGTCAAAGAAAATGAGGAAAGAGCAATTTTAGAAAAAAGAGAAATTGTTAAAAAGGATTTTTGGCGACAAAAATATCATATTCAAGGAATTGTGGGGTTAATTAACGATCCAAACGGATTTTCGCAGTTTAAAGGGAAATATCATATGTTTTATCAATGGAATCCATTAGGAACCAATCATAAAAATAAGACATGGGCTCATAGTGTAAGTGATGACTTATTACATTGGAAAAGGTTGAAAACGGCTTTACGTCCTGATACCTGGTATTCTAAGGATGGAGCTTATTCTGGAAGTGCGATTGTAGATGACGATAAACTTTATTTGTTTTATACAGGAAATGTGAAAGATTGTGATGGGAATAGGGAATCTTACCAATGTTTAGCAGTTTCAAGCGATGGAGAAAATTTCGAGAGATGGGAGCCAAGTATTGTAAATCAGCCTAACGGGTACACTCGACATATAAGAGATCCAAAAATTTGGAAAAAAGATGGGAAATTTTATGCAGTAATTGGTATTCAAAGTGAAGATTTGGAAGGAAAAGCAGTTTTATACAGTTCAGAAAATATAAAAGACTGGAAGTTTGAAGGGGAAATTGCAGGAGCAAATCACGGAAAACTTAAAGATTTTGGATTTATGTGGGAATGTCCTGATTACTTTCAGTTAAAAGATGAAAAAACAGGAGAAGTTAAAGATTTATTAGTATTTTCACCACAAGGATTGGAGCCGGAAGGAGATTTATACAACAACAAATATCAGACAGGATATTTATTTGGGAAATTAGATTATAAAAAAACTGAATTTGAAATTTCATCAGATTTTGTCGAAATTGACAGAGGAAATGACTTTTATGCACCACAGTCAATGGAAGATGATAAAGGGAGAAGACTTATCGTAGGCTGGATGGGAATTCCAGAAGAAGAAGATTTTCCAACTGTAAAAAGTGAATGGCTTCACTGCCTAACTTTACCAAGAGAACTTAAAGTAATAGATGGAAAACTTTATCAAGTGCCTATAAAGGAAATGGAAAGTATCCGTGGAGAAAAAATTGAGTTTAGTGGAAAAGTGACTGGAGAAGTGAAAGTTGGAACAGGAGCAACTTATGAATTAAAAGCTAAATTTACTGATTTTAATTCTGATTTTGGATTAAAATTACGAACTGGTAAAAATAGTGAAACAGTTTTAAAATTTGACTATAATGATAAAAAATTTGTACTAGACAGAACAAAAGGTGAACAAGCTGATAAAAGATTAAGAAAAGTTTATCTTGGAGATATTTCGGAATTGGAACTTACTGTGTTTGTGGATAATTCTTCTGTGGAAGTGTTTATTAACGGCGGACAGGAAGTATTTTCATCAAGAATATTCCCTGAAAAAGAGGCGAATGGAATAATCGTTTTTGCTGATAAAGATGTAAATGTGGAAATAGAAAAATGGGAATGGAAATAA
- the rsmB gene encoding 16S rRNA (cytosine(967)-C(5))-methyltransferase RsmB has protein sequence MIKKKNIKLDIVNLLDEIQNGKYSNIQLNYYFSKKNYTKKEKMFITNVVNIVIKNLIYIDYLIGKSVRNVKKRKIKQLLRISVAQLFFMESDNAGVIFEAGEIAKILNPHQAGFVNATLQTILKNKEKFDEEIPKDNRESIVLSYPQWFVNKMKIDYPDDYLEMLKSYKKRSYLSVRFDKNKITREKFEELLKNIKTDVLFSVGEVYYLLNANIFDTEIYKNGDVVIQDASSYLAVRNLGVKDGETVLDACSAPGGKSLAILQLFNPKKLISTDIHEHKVKLLNELKGKYDYSNFEVKLNDATQIENLDIMFDKILLDMPCSGLGVLRKKPEKIYDLTTNDIKNLKKLQKKIFESAYKSLKNGGEMVYSTCTFSKNENTNNIQYFLEKYEDLEIMEVELPENIDNIRDEFGGIYISYKNEYLDGFYIAKLRKK, from the coding sequence TTGATAAAGAAAAAGAATATAAAATTAGATATAGTAAATTTACTAGATGAAATTCAGAATGGAAAATACAGTAATATCCAGTTAAATTACTATTTTTCTAAAAAAAATTATACAAAAAAAGAAAAAATGTTTATTACAAATGTAGTAAATATTGTGATAAAAAATTTGATTTATATTGATTATCTGATTGGGAAAAGTGTTAGGAATGTTAAAAAACGAAAAATAAAGCAGCTTTTGAGAATTTCGGTTGCTCAATTATTTTTTATGGAATCGGATAATGCGGGAGTTATTTTTGAGGCTGGAGAGATTGCAAAAATTTTGAATCCACATCAAGCTGGATTTGTGAATGCGACTTTGCAGACAATTTTGAAGAATAAAGAAAAATTTGATGAGGAAATTCCGAAAGATAACAGGGAAAGTATTGTTTTGTCCTATCCGCAATGGTTTGTGAATAAGATGAAAATTGATTATCCTGATGATTATTTAGAAATGCTTAAATCTTATAAAAAAAGAAGTTATTTGTCAGTTAGATTTGATAAAAATAAAATTACGAGAGAAAAATTTGAGGAATTGCTGAAGAATATTAAGACAGATGTCTTATTTTCTGTTGGAGAAGTTTATTATTTATTAAATGCAAATATTTTTGATACAGAAATTTATAAAAATGGAGATGTTGTGATTCAGGATGCATCATCTTATCTGGCAGTGAGAAATTTAGGCGTGAAAGATGGAGAAACTGTGCTTGATGCTTGCTCTGCTCCTGGTGGAAAATCTCTTGCGATTTTACAGCTGTTTAATCCTAAAAAGTTGATTTCTACTGATATTCATGAGCATAAAGTGAAATTATTGAATGAACTTAAAGGTAAATATGATTACAGCAATTTTGAAGTAAAATTGAATGATGCCACACAAATTGAGAATTTAGATATAATGTTTGACAAGATACTTTTAGATATGCCCTGCAGCGGACTTGGAGTTCTTAGGAAAAAGCCTGAAAAAATATATGATTTGACGACAAATGATATAAAAAATTTAAAGAAACTTCAGAAAAAAATATTTGAAAGTGCATATAAATCTTTAAAAAATGGTGGAGAAATGGTTTACAGCACTTGTACATTTTCTAAAAATGAGAATACTAATAATATTCAGTATTTTCTCGAAAAATATGAAGATTTAGAAATTATGGAAGTAGAGCTTCCTGAAAATATTGACAATATAAGAGATGAATTTGGGGGAATTTATATTTCATAT